A genome region from Fibrobacter sp. UWR4 includes the following:
- a CDS encoding fibro-slime domain-containing protein: MDTKIMKNTKNTLLKWVLGIGMLFAGVQSAFALQCDGTIYIKAPASWDMVTLEAGGMFPELSVGPSGWYEAKAMAVGQGETFRVNSAGIHYPAQWIDRVNYDIGNNGSANTDAFTCADLASGTLYIYQDPTDPAKTAFGPNPPDAKYLYIMIPPDYEDWMSSVPMISMDGGKTGRALTADPEKCGWYSFVWFNEKISDNVVLYRDDDIEREDLLGVNGNWEMNAVATPIPLGTFFEAYESDTLFFVPDEEQFLSEGDDGWYTTFPEGVEGTCSYDMAAIIYDTDASLHPSFSCYSAGGEGCQYGVGGLTAQQAQAYVNACIGVTTGVVEKYLDPNVPQKQRKPKLSAAGAKCFINETFFNQLFNYTKGVNEKSCYNMPFERSADGKWEFDSDFYQSAGTKVPGGFYPVETTDDAAILAADPTQTPVLAARKKRTAEGPIFYGPALRENHPTEGLPLIDVFCNGAGWDGGYDCEGLFGDGDETTSAIQTNLKMKGTTPAATCVIGWSCQDLAPNGWTFFKDGTETKMATGAPRWTGERNQHYCFESHAKFTHKPGLKFNFRGDDDIWVFIDNTLAVDLGGTHLAAPGYVNLDKFKGFGGRTLEEGQQYDLDIFFCDRRTTMSNVRIKTNMYIKQTVALEATPTTNRATGEKTFEMCYTKTGDGTCAGAMTGEESELRCCGAEIATKCNVSISYYLVKGTSFNLDEAITLTPGTINKGGIDLTDVSAPKVNKKNVTLEPGKWTLFAFAEGKAKKIETFRTTGKVDVMFKTPVAVLDSNGDIIKGVKYEYVESELAGELVPFYVTALIDDGKDLSLSPDDAVGVAYTLSAEGLTLYEKNAAGEFVQILASNSRTIGSTGVDTVWATVDFAAAAGTQNYIVKTASSSGTPATIEFYLPILAFTDSTYSEKAITGESKNAEGSYDEHFVGGFVDLYVHALDPYGNLCERCNLELMLGSETSAKVEADAASDLTLVGGQGKVPVRSLKEYRYYEEGCVANPTDPKDDCGPAVVSVMATMNSNVKAVYNPIFFREPPVPYPVLTDVFDVHGVTPDAELNLPAAYYSSTQEYLDGIGDSASVYYNRPIHKDSLPSFVCFLWDSTSAEKLNPYELGISNKSTDKEMLCNDYVSQEKLSCVGTPDADGYCTARLDIGGLKLSKSAKTGGSGKVFSWAKFLDKGKVVTQGFDGAITDRMAPVILSARVSRMSETQDQLVLTVSEPVSNVQFNRTSFTFYLNSATSLSEDQRFKTDVATSSDVQDRSETVRAYYMNDGQSNTPHVGDYIRFSGDIDNVFWSDNVDVSADVYAENRPADDASYNWNAPTSYNCTKRLPAPWVQINGEAEVTVKEVTFAHTGNAPAGENVPMVSVVPFATTKSFEFAADSMNQVVGHFVQSDMFALANSEERYFEYANSLKKSGELNKIYFFYNVEYYTNLGGYVGGQSGKIYCNDETVFGAGKSCLDVGRNFYIAWNMRSAEGREVATGAYITKLQSYIKLGKFGKKNSLDKTNVWGVRRGAATK, translated from the coding sequence ATGGATACTAAGATTATGAAAAACACGAAGAATACCTTGCTAAAATGGGTTTTGGGTATTGGAATGCTCTTCGCTGGAGTACAGAGTGCATTTGCTCTGCAGTGCGATGGCACCATCTATATTAAGGCTCCTGCATCCTGGGACATGGTTACCCTGGAAGCGGGCGGTATGTTCCCCGAACTTTCTGTCGGCCCTTCCGGTTGGTACGAAGCTAAGGCCATGGCTGTCGGTCAGGGCGAAACCTTCCGTGTCAACAGTGCTGGAATTCACTATCCTGCACAGTGGATCGACCGTGTCAATTACGATATCGGCAACAACGGTAGTGCCAATACCGACGCTTTTACCTGCGCCGACCTGGCTTCTGGCACTCTCTACATCTATCAGGACCCCACCGATCCCGCAAAGACGGCTTTCGGCCCCAATCCTCCTGATGCAAAGTATCTTTACATCATGATTCCGCCCGACTACGAAGACTGGATGTCTTCTGTTCCCATGATCAGTATGGATGGCGGTAAGACTGGCCGTGCCCTTACTGCTGATCCGGAAAAGTGTGGCTGGTACTCTTTCGTATGGTTTAACGAAAAGATTTCCGACAATGTTGTTCTGTACCGTGACGACGATATTGAACGTGAAGACTTGCTTGGTGTGAATGGTAACTGGGAAATGAATGCGGTAGCAACCCCCATTCCTCTGGGAACCTTCTTCGAAGCTTATGAATCCGATACTCTGTTCTTTGTTCCGGATGAAGAACAGTTCCTGAGTGAAGGCGATGACGGTTGGTATACCACCTTCCCCGAAGGCGTGGAAGGTACTTGTTCCTATGACATGGCCGCTATCATCTACGATACCGACGCCAGCCTCCATCCTTCCTTCTCCTGCTACTCTGCCGGTGGCGAAGGCTGCCAGTATGGTGTTGGTGGTCTTACCGCTCAGCAGGCTCAGGCCTATGTGAACGCCTGTATCGGTGTGACCACTGGTGTTGTTGAAAAGTACCTGGATCCCAACGTCCCCCAGAAACAGCGTAAGCCCAAGCTTTCCGCTGCAGGTGCAAAGTGCTTTATCAATGAAACCTTCTTCAACCAGCTGTTCAACTATACCAAGGGCGTGAATGAAAAGTCCTGCTACAACATGCCTTTTGAACGTTCTGCAGATGGTAAGTGGGAATTTGACTCTGACTTCTACCAGAGTGCTGGTACCAAGGTCCCGGGTGGCTTCTATCCTGTAGAAACTACCGACGATGCCGCAATTCTTGCTGCAGACCCCACCCAGACTCCGGTTCTGGCTGCTCGTAAAAAGCGTACTGCAGAAGGTCCTATTTTCTACGGTCCTGCACTTCGTGAAAACCACCCCACCGAAGGACTTCCCCTTATTGACGTGTTCTGTAACGGCGCCGGATGGGATGGCGGTTACGACTGCGAAGGCCTTTTTGGCGATGGTGATGAAACCACTTCCGCTATCCAGACCAACCTGAAGATGAAGGGTACTACCCCCGCTGCTACTTGCGTGATCGGTTGGTCCTGCCAGGATTTGGCTCCTAACGGTTGGACCTTCTTCAAGGATGGTACCGAAACCAAGATGGCTACTGGTGCTCCTCGCTGGACTGGCGAACGTAACCAGCATTACTGCTTCGAATCTCACGCTAAGTTTACTCACAAGCCTGGTCTGAAGTTCAACTTCCGTGGTGACGATGATATTTGGGTGTTCATCGATAATACTCTGGCTGTGGACCTGGGTGGTACCCATCTGGCTGCTCCTGGCTACGTGAACCTGGATAAGTTCAAGGGTTTTGGTGGACGCACCTTGGAAGAAGGTCAGCAGTATGACCTGGATATCTTCTTCTGCGACCGTCGTACTACCATGTCCAACGTTCGTATCAAGACCAACATGTACATCAAGCAGACCGTTGCTCTTGAAGCTACTCCGACTACCAACCGCGCAACTGGTGAAAAGACCTTTGAAATGTGCTATACCAAGACTGGTGACGGTACTTGCGCTGGTGCAATGACCGGTGAAGAATCTGAACTCCGTTGCTGTGGCGCAGAAATCGCTACCAAGTGTAACGTTTCTATTAGCTACTACCTGGTGAAGGGTACTTCCTTCAACCTGGATGAAGCAATTACTCTTACTCCGGGTACCATCAATAAGGGTGGCATTGACCTGACCGACGTTTCCGCTCCGAAGGTTAACAAGAAGAATGTTACCTTGGAACCGGGTAAGTGGACTCTCTTCGCCTTCGCAGAAGGCAAGGCCAAGAAGATTGAAACCTTCCGTACCACTGGTAAGGTGGACGTGATGTTCAAGACTCCGGTTGCTGTCCTTGACTCCAATGGTGATATCATCAAGGGTGTTAAGTACGAATATGTTGAATCTGAACTGGCTGGTGAACTGGTCCCGTTCTACGTCACTGCTTTGATTGACGATGGTAAGGACCTGAGCCTTTCTCCGGATGATGCTGTGGGTGTTGCCTATACCCTTTCCGCAGAAGGTCTGACCCTTTACGAAAAGAATGCCGCTGGTGAATTTGTCCAGATCCTTGCATCCAACTCTCGTACCATCGGTTCTACCGGTGTGGATACGGTCTGGGCAACGGTGGACTTCGCTGCTGCTGCTGGTACTCAGAACTACATCGTCAAGACTGCATCTTCTTCTGGCACTCCGGCTACTATTGAATTCTATCTGCCGATTCTTGCCTTTACCGATTCCACCTACAGCGAAAAGGCTATTACGGGTGAATCCAAGAATGCCGAAGGTTCCTATGACGAACACTTCGTGGGTGGCTTTGTGGATCTGTATGTCCATGCACTGGATCCCTATGGTAACCTTTGCGAAAGATGTAATCTTGAATTGATGCTGGGTTCTGAAACCTCTGCCAAGGTTGAAGCAGACGCCGCTTCTGATCTTACCTTGGTTGGTGGTCAGGGCAAGGTTCCTGTTCGTTCCCTGAAGGAATATCGCTACTACGAAGAAGGCTGCGTTGCCAATCCTACCGACCCGAAGGATGACTGTGGTCCTGCTGTAGTATCTGTCATGGCTACCATGAACAGCAACGTTAAGGCTGTCTATAACCCGATTTTCTTCCGTGAACCTCCGGTTCCTTATCCTGTGCTGACCGACGTCTTCGATGTTCATGGTGTAACTCCGGATGCTGAATTGAATCTTCCGGCTGCATACTACAGCTCCACTCAGGAATATCTGGATGGTATCGGTGACTCCGCTTCCGTTTACTACAACCGTCCGATTCATAAGGACTCCCTGCCTTCCTTCGTCTGCTTCCTGTGGGATTCCACTTCCGCAGAAAAGCTGAATCCGTATGAACTTGGTATTTCCAACAAGTCTACTGATAAGGAAATGCTTTGTAATGACTACGTTTCTCAGGAAAAGCTGAGCTGCGTGGGTACTCCGGACGCAGACGGCTACTGCACTGCTCGTCTTGACATTGGCGGCCTGAAGCTTTCCAAGTCAGCAAAGACTGGTGGCTCCGGTAAGGTGTTCTCCTGGGCAAAGTTCCTGGATAAGGGTAAGGTCGTTACTCAGGGATTCGATGGTGCTATTACCGATCGTATGGCTCCTGTGATTCTGTCCGCTCGCGTGTCCAGAATGAGTGAAACTCAGGACCAGCTGGTTTTGACCGTCTCTGAACCTGTCTCTAACGTTCAGTTCAACAGAACTTCCTTCACCTTCTACCTGAACTCCGCAACGTCCCTCTCTGAAGATCAGCGCTTTAAGACTGATGTGGCTACAAGTAGTGATGTTCAGGACCGTTCTGAAACTGTTCGTGCATACTATATGAACGATGGACAGTCCAACACTCCGCATGTGGGCGACTACATCCGCTTCAGTGGCGATATTGACAACGTATTCTGGTCTGACAATGTTGATGTCAGTGCCGATGTCTATGCAGAAAATCGTCCGGCAGATGATGCTTCCTACAACTGGAATGCACCCACCAGCTACAATTGCACTAAGCGTCTGCCTGCTCCGTGGGTCCAGATCAACGGTGAAGCTGAAGTGACTGTGAAGGAAGTGACCTTCGCTCATACCGGTAACGCTCCGGCTGGCGAAAATGTCCCCATGGTTTCCGTGGTTCCCTTCGCTACTACCAAGAGCTTCGAATTCGCTGCAGACTCTATGAATCAGGTTGTTGGCCACTTCGTTCAGTCTGACATGTTCGCTCTGGCAAACTCCGAAGAACGCTACTTCGAATACGCTAATAGTTTGAAGAAGTCTGGCGAACTCAACAAGATCTACTTCTTCTACAACGTTGAATACTACACCAACCTGGGTGGTTATGTTGGCGGTCAGAGCGGTAAGATCTACTGTAACGATGAAACCGTCTTCGGTGCAGGTAAGTCCTGCTTGGATGTTGGCCGTAACTTCTACATCGCCTGGAACATGCGTTCCGCAGAAGGCCGTGAAGTTGCTACTGGCGCCTACATTACCAAGCTCCAGTCCTACATCAAGCTGGGTAAGTTCGGCAAGAAGAACTCTCTGGACAAGACCAATGTTTGGGGTGTGAGAAGAGGTGCTGCTACCAAGTAG
- a CDS encoding GGDEF domain-containing protein, whose protein sequence is MPVFEVQPQLVVLYPQKMFKQFPLEKGTQVLGRGQDADIRLEDDLVSRRHCEISFDGTHVTVTDLGSTNGTFVDGCQIQTSILKDENRLQVGCMVLKVEFQAPQGLFDLKVYEESTKDPLTGVMNFKTFDNRSFGELSMARLNDLNLHVATVKLTNYESLQETQGEPCGDMVLKDMGRILREETRDHDLLARLNGDTFVLLVTSMQAEDARKHLEKICGTIQHHRFSWKDGLVPVNLQLKVCSRQGKEVGTLQEMLVQCL, encoded by the coding sequence ATGCCCGTTTTTGAAGTTCAGCCCCAACTAGTTGTTTTATACCCCCAGAAAATGTTCAAGCAGTTCCCCCTGGAGAAAGGGACCCAGGTGCTGGGCCGAGGCCAGGACGCCGACATCCGTCTGGAGGACGACCTTGTCAGCCGTAGGCACTGTGAAATTTCCTTCGATGGAACTCATGTAACGGTCACCGACCTGGGCAGCACTAACGGAACTTTCGTGGACGGTTGCCAGATACAGACGTCCATCCTTAAGGACGAAAACCGCCTACAGGTGGGATGCATGGTCCTGAAGGTGGAATTCCAGGCTCCCCAGGGTCTTTTCGACCTGAAGGTCTACGAAGAGTCCACCAAGGACCCCCTAACTGGAGTCATGAACTTCAAGACTTTCGACAACAGAAGTTTTGGCGAGCTTTCCATGGCAAGGCTTAACGACCTGAATCTGCATGTGGCCACAGTGAAACTGACCAACTATGAAAGCCTCCAGGAAACCCAGGGAGAGCCGTGCGGTGACATGGTCCTAAAGGACATGGGACGAATTTTAAGAGAGGAAACCAGGGACCACGACCTACTGGCCCGACTGAACGGGGACACCTTCGTTCTTTTGGTCACTTCGATGCAGGCGGAAGACGCCCGTAAGCACCTGGAAAAGATCTGCGGCACCATTCAGCACCACCGATTCTCCTGGAAAGACGGCCTGGTCCCCGTAAATCTGCAGTTGAAAGTCTGCAGCAGACAGGGAAAAGAGGTGGGTACCCTCCAGGAAATGCTGGTCCAGTGCCTGTGA
- a CDS encoding MATE family efflux transporter, translating to MSELHNEKLKSFGTAGIPKLVLQFSVPAIISMVVNALYNIVDRFFVGQGVGSLGIAGITLCFPIALFIMAMSMIVGVGGNTLFSIRLGEKKYQQAAIILNNSFVLLIIMAVGAFAFGEIFMEPLLRLFGASDQTLPVATSYMRIILLGAVFQTVAPGMNHFIRSMGHPKTAMFREIIGACTNVILDYVFIMKLHWGIEGAAWATICSQLVSSALITQFFLKKSTPVKISRRYMKLRLPYVRKIYILGLPPSVMQVCNSLMNAILAWSLTTYGNKSLESTATMSGGDMAISAFGILNSIVSIIVLPLLGFVNGTQPIVGYNYGAKLYERVKGVVKFAYLYSMIFMITAWLLVQWQAEAFVAPFAPDDMTMQAVAAKAMRYFTCFIFMVPCGMIAGSFFQGTGKAGKSMFLNACRQLILFIPFLLILPPFLGLKGVFFAQPVADVGTAFIGLFMLRREWKKMM from the coding sequence ATGAGTGAACTTCATAACGAGAAGCTAAAATCCTTCGGAACAGCCGGCATTCCCAAGTTGGTATTGCAGTTTTCCGTCCCCGCCATCATCAGTATGGTGGTAAACGCACTATATAATATAGTGGACCGTTTTTTCGTAGGTCAGGGAGTTGGTTCCCTAGGTATCGCAGGGATTACCCTCTGCTTCCCCATCGCCTTGTTCATTATGGCCATGTCCATGATCGTAGGCGTCGGCGGAAACACCCTATTTTCCATCCGTCTAGGTGAAAAGAAATACCAGCAGGCGGCCATCATCCTGAACAACTCCTTCGTGCTGTTGATCATCATGGCTGTTGGAGCCTTCGCCTTCGGTGAAATTTTCATGGAACCGCTGCTCCGCCTGTTTGGCGCCAGCGACCAGACACTGCCTGTTGCAACCAGCTACATGCGCATCATTCTGCTGGGAGCGGTTTTCCAGACTGTTGCACCGGGCATGAACCATTTCATCCGTTCCATGGGACATCCCAAGACGGCCATGTTCCGAGAAATCATCGGCGCATGCACCAACGTGATTCTGGACTACGTCTTCATCATGAAGCTTCACTGGGGCATTGAAGGCGCGGCCTGGGCAACCATCTGCTCCCAGCTGGTAAGCAGCGCCCTGATTACCCAATTCTTCCTGAAGAAGTCTACGCCGGTAAAGATCAGCCGCCGTTACATGAAGTTACGCCTCCCCTACGTCCGCAAGATTTACATCCTGGGCCTGCCTCCTTCGGTCATGCAGGTTTGCAACAGCTTGATGAACGCCATTCTGGCATGGAGCTTGACCACCTACGGAAACAAGAGCCTGGAATCTACCGCCACCATGAGCGGCGGAGACATGGCAATTTCCGCTTTCGGAATTCTCAACAGCATCGTTTCCATTATCGTGCTGCCGTTGCTTGGTTTCGTGAACGGGACACAGCCTATTGTGGGATACAACTACGGAGCGAAGCTTTACGAACGCGTTAAGGGCGTAGTAAAGTTCGCCTATCTGTACTCCATGATCTTTATGATCACCGCCTGGCTTCTCGTGCAGTGGCAGGCAGAAGCTTTCGTGGCACCGTTCGCTCCTGACGATATGACAATGCAGGCTGTCGCCGCCAAGGCCATGAGATACTTTACCTGTTTTATCTTCATGGTTCCCTGTGGCATGATTGCAGGTAGTTTCTTCCAGGGTACAGGAAAGGCAGGCAAATCCATGTTCCTGAATGCCTGCCGTCAATTGATCCTGTTTATTCCGTTCCTGCTGATCCTCCCCCCGTTCCTGGGACTGAAGGGAGTGTTCTTCGCACAGCCTGTAGCTGACGTAGGAACCGCCTTCATCGGGTTATTTATGCTACGTAGGGAATGGAAGAAAATGATGTAA
- a CDS encoding AzlD domain-containing protein: MMIDFKTYIQFLAVMTGVTYLLRAVPFVLLKKELTSPFWKSFLAYIPYTVLAAMTVPAIFYATESRLSGICALVTAVIASLLGRGLVVVAVVACVTVLLVDGLL; the protein is encoded by the coding sequence ATGATGATCGATTTCAAGACTTACATCCAGTTCCTGGCCGTCATGACGGGCGTGACATATTTATTGCGTGCGGTACCTTTTGTGCTTTTGAAGAAGGAACTGACCAGCCCGTTCTGGAAGTCCTTCCTGGCCTATATTCCCTACACGGTTCTTGCCGCCATGACGGTGCCTGCGATTTTTTATGCTACCGAATCCCGTCTCTCCGGTATATGCGCCTTGGTGACCGCGGTGATTGCGTCCCTTCTGGGCCGTGGTCTTGTGGTTGTGGCTGTGGTCGCATGTGTGACCGTCCTGCTGGTGGATGGACTTTTATAA
- a CDS encoding AzlC family ABC transporter permease, whose amino-acid sequence MTFSKGVKDGLPIGVGYFAVSFAFGINAGAALNSWLLATFISMTNVTSVGQFAGLKIMSSATGTLIELAIASFFINLRYSLMAISLSQKVSPSFTTAKRLLLATGITDEIYAVSMAQKEKVNPIYFLGLMTLPYLGWSGGTLTGAVCGQILPDMVVNALGVALYGMFVAIVVPPMKSSRPTLIAVLIAIALSFAFFYAPVLKDVSSGFAIIICAVVASLICAALFPVKDSCTAESTQETV is encoded by the coding sequence ATGACTTTTTCAAAGGGTGTAAAAGACGGCTTGCCAATTGGTGTTGGATACTTTGCGGTGTCCTTCGCTTTTGGCATCAATGCGGGCGCGGCACTGAATTCCTGGCTGTTGGCAACCTTCATTTCCATGACCAACGTGACTTCCGTTGGCCAGTTCGCCGGTCTCAAGATTATGTCCAGCGCCACGGGTACCTTGATCGAGCTTGCCATTGCAAGTTTCTTTATCAACCTTCGCTATTCTCTGATGGCCATTTCCCTTTCCCAGAAGGTCTCGCCCAGTTTTACAACGGCAAAGCGTCTTCTGTTGGCGACCGGCATTACGGACGAAATTTATGCAGTGTCCATGGCCCAGAAGGAAAAGGTCAATCCTATTTATTTTCTCGGCCTCATGACTCTTCCGTACTTAGGATGGAGCGGTGGTACATTGACAGGCGCTGTCTGCGGACAGATTCTCCCGGACATGGTGGTAAATGCCCTTGGCGTTGCACTTTATGGCATGTTTGTCGCCATCGTTGTGCCTCCCATGAAATCTAGCCGTCCCACCTTGATTGCCGTACTCATTGCAATCGCCCTGAGTTTTGCTTTCTTCTATGCACCAGTTCTTAAGGACGTCAGTTCCGGTTTTGCAATCATTATTTGCGCCGTGGTTGCTTCCCTGATTTGTGCCGCGCTATTCCCCGTTAAGGATTCCTGCACGGCGGAATCTACCCAGGAGACCGTATGA